From Montipora foliosa isolate CH-2021 chromosome 6, ASM3666993v2, whole genome shotgun sequence, a single genomic window includes:
- the LOC138006045 gene encoding melatonin receptor type 1A-like → MLITLVFSHSVSKSKNSEVLNNMSLVDKQLAQDLATRTNSMIVIEATSLLLINCLALLGNAFVFILAYRNRRRLTVTDVLIVALSSTDLLVAVTVMPLSHGVIIKGVWFYNQSLCRFQGFCVISFATASLNTLSVIAINRFYCVVKPNQYRRVFSTRNTIGFLIIAWIVTFSFSIPPLIFGADHYTFQPGKVLCVYPFEINTAYTVGLDVAFIGVPTAVMSFCYWRVYRRLRRRNCVMSEKAYRLNVREANITKTALVVLFGFALCWLPVLVIDAIDTATGSLTLPRQLYLFYTFMVFLSSTINPFIYALVSKRFKEELRKVLNQMCLKRNLNETSPRRLEP, encoded by the coding sequence ATGTTAATTACATTAGTGTTTTCACATAGTGTTTCTAAATCGAAGAATTCAGAGGTCTTGAACAACATGTCGCTCGTGGATAAGCAACTTGCGCAAGACCTCGCTACTAGAACAAATTCAATGATCGTAATTGAAGCAACCTCTCTACTACTTATCAACTGCTTAGCCTTGTTAGGTAATGCTTTCGTATTCATCTTGGCTTACAGAAATCGTCGCCGTCTTACTGTAACAGATGTCCTCATAGTCGCTCTTTCCAGCACTGACCTTCTCGTTGCTGTAACAGTGATGCCCTTATCCCATGGAGTGATCATCAAAGGGGTTTGGTTTTACAACCAATCACTTTGCCGCTTTCAAGGTTTCTGCGTCATATCCTTTGCAACGGCATCTTTGAACACGTTGTCAGTCATCGCCATTAACAGGTTTTACTGCGTTGTTAAACCCAATCAGTATCGGAGGGTCTTTTCGACCAGAAACACAATCGGATTCCTGATCATCGCCTGGATAGTCACCTTCAGTTTTTCGATTCCGCCACTAATATTCGGAGCAGACCACTACACCTTCCAACCTGGCAAAGTTTTGTGTGTTTACCCGTTCGAGATTAACACTGCATACACAGTTGGTCTCGATGTTGCATTCATCGGCGTTCCAACGGCTGTCATGTCCTTTTGTTACTGGCGTGTTTATCGCAGACTTCGGCGACGCAATTGCGTGATGTCAGAAAAAGCGTACCGACTGAACGTTCGAGAAGCCAACATCACTAAAACCGCccttgttgttttgtttggctTTGCACTCTGTTGGCTTCCAGTATTGGTCATAGACGCCATCGACACGGCAACAGGTTCTCTTACCCTCCCCCGCCAGCTGTACTTGTTCTACACTTTTATGGTCTTTTTATCCTCCACTATCAACCCATTCATTTATGCTCTTGTTAGCAAGCGATTTAAAGAAGAGCTTCGCAAGGTTCTTAACCAAATGTGCCTCAAAAGAAACCTTAATGAGACATCACCAAGACGTTTGGAACCTTAA